A genomic region of Synechococcales cyanobacterium CNB contains the following coding sequences:
- a CDS encoding ABC transporter ATP-binding protein yields the protein MNTVGAGLAWDFTPDPGASVLIRGDLFVLVYDHPLCNGRLRSMGETPALRIDGLRFAYGTGGPAVVDVGSLVLAPGEQMLLTGGSGRGKSTLLMLIAGLMEPNAGRVVVDGQVVHDLHGARRDLFRGRAIGMIFQTFNLLHGFSALENVMAALMFSTVPRVEHRERAGTLLQRLGVERVNARPEELSVGQQQRVAVARAVACGPALVLADEPTASLDPENAANAMDLIQHACRDAGAALLCVSHDPSMAERFERRASWDELSAAVRT from the coding sequence ATGAACACGGTTGGAGCAGGCTTGGCTTGGGACTTCACTCCCGATCCGGGTGCTTCCGTCCTCATCCGCGGCGACTTGTTCGTCCTAGTCTACGATCACCCCCTCTGCAACGGGAGACTCCGGTCGATGGGTGAAACACCTGCCCTGCGGATCGACGGCCTGCGGTTCGCGTACGGGACGGGCGGGCCGGCTGTCGTGGACGTGGGGTCGCTCGTCCTCGCACCCGGCGAGCAGATGCTCCTCACCGGCGGCTCCGGACGCGGCAAGAGCACCCTCCTCATGCTCATCGCCGGGCTCATGGAGCCGAACGCAGGCCGCGTCGTCGTCGACGGTCAGGTCGTGCACGACCTCCACGGCGCCAGGCGCGACCTCTTCCGCGGCCGAGCCATCGGCATGATCTTCCAGACCTTCAACCTCCTCCACGGCTTCAGCGCGCTCGAAAACGTCATGGCCGCCCTCATGTTCTCGACCGTCCCCAGGGTCGAGCACCGCGAACGCGCCGGCACGCTGCTCCAACGCCTCGGCGTCGAGCGGGTGAACGCCAGACCCGAGGAGTTGAGCGTCGGGCAGCAGCAGCGCGTCGCGGTGGCGCGGGCGGTCGCCTGCGGCCCCGCGCTCGTGCTCGCCGACGAGCCGACCGCCAGCCTCGACCCCGAGAACGCCGCCAACGCGATGGACCTGATCCAGCACGCCTGCCGCGACGCAGGCGCGGCCCTGCTGTGCGTCAGCCACGACCCCTCGATGGCCGAACGCTTCGAGCGACGGGCCTCATGGGATGAACTCTCAGCGGCGGTGCGGACATGA
- a CDS encoding 5-(carboxyamino)imidazole ribonucleotide synthase — MALGILGGGQLGRMIALAAHPLGVRCRFLDPAPDACAASVGEHLVAPFDDEGALARLAEGAEAVTWEFENVPVAALHRLGGRVPVRPGPTSLAVSQDRFEEKQAFEQAGYAVAPYHAASSLEEVRVAVERVGAPGLLKTRTGGYDGRGQARVDSPDDAERAWRALGGAPAIYERRIAFRRELALVGTRAEDGTIVFYAPVETVHREGILHTARAPAPDIDRATLLRAERHAAALLESLGHVGTFAIELFDDGEALLASEMAARVHNSGHWTIEGAETSQFENHVRAALGMPLGETATRGHAVTVNLVGETPASEDVLAIPGAHLHLYGKQPRPRRKLGHVTLRADTTDELEDRLARLLRLLRL; from the coding sequence ATGGCGCTCGGCATTCTCGGCGGCGGACAACTCGGCCGGATGATCGCGCTGGCCGCGCACCCGCTGGGCGTGCGCTGCCGGTTCCTCGACCCCGCGCCGGACGCGTGCGCCGCTTCGGTGGGCGAGCACCTGGTCGCCCCGTTCGACGACGAGGGCGCGCTGGCGCGCCTGGCGGAGGGCGCGGAGGCGGTGACGTGGGAGTTCGAGAACGTGCCGGTGGCCGCGCTTCACCGGCTCGGCGGGCGTGTGCCCGTGCGGCCGGGGCCGACGAGCCTGGCCGTTTCGCAGGACCGCTTCGAGGAGAAGCAGGCGTTCGAGCAGGCGGGCTACGCTGTCGCGCCCTACCACGCGGCGTCGTCGCTCGAGGAGGTGCGCGTGGCGGTCGAGCGTGTCGGCGCGCCGGGCCTGCTCAAGACCCGCACGGGGGGCTATGACGGACGCGGGCAGGCGCGCGTGGATTCGCCGGACGATGCCGAACGCGCGTGGCGGGCGTTGGGGGGCGCACCGGCGATCTACGAGCGGCGCATCGCGTTCCGGCGCGAACTCGCGTTGGTCGGGACGCGGGCGGAAGACGGGACCATCGTGTTCTACGCGCCCGTGGAGACGGTCCACCGCGAGGGCATCCTGCACACGGCCCGCGCCCCCGCGCCGGACATCGATCGCGCCACGCTGCTGCGGGCGGAGCGGCACGCGGCCGCGCTGCTCGAATCGCTCGGGCACGTGGGCACGTTCGCCATCGAGCTCTTCGACGACGGCGAGGCGCTTCTGGCGAGCGAGATGGCTGCCCGCGTCCACAACAGCGGGCACTGGACGATCGAGGGGGCGGAGACGAGCCAGTTCGAGAACCACGTCCGGGCGGCGCTCGGGATGCCGCTGGGCGAAACGGCGACGCGGGGGCACGCCGTCACGGTCAACCTCGTCGGCGAGACGCCTGCGAGCGAGGACGTGCTCGCCATTCCCGGCGCGCACCTGCACCTCTACGGCAAGCAGCCTCGCCCGCGCCGGAAACTCGGGCACGTGACGCTGCGGGCGGACACGACGGACGAACTCGAAGACCGCCTCGCGCGCCTGCTGCGATTGCTCCGGCTCTGA
- a CDS encoding c-type cytochrome, protein MSHQDRLMEHEYDGIREYDNPTPGWWHAIFIGTVLFSIVYFTFWHFSPMAYTVHEAHQAAVTREFKRLFADLGELTPDQHTLLTVTTDDRWRAVASGVYTANCAQCHGQRGEGLVGPNLTDDHYKWVKRVEDVYGVVANGAAAGAMPAWDKRLSTNEMILVASYVARLRGQNLPGPRGPEGDAIPPWPSIEGSTP, encoded by the coding sequence ATGAGCCACCAAGACCGGCTGATGGAGCACGAGTACGACGGCATCCGGGAGTACGACAACCCGACGCCGGGCTGGTGGCACGCCATCTTCATCGGCACCGTCCTGTTCTCGATCGTCTATTTCACCTTCTGGCACTTCAGCCCCATGGCGTACACGGTCCACGAGGCGCACCAGGCCGCCGTCACGCGCGAGTTCAAACGCCTCTTCGCCGACCTCGGCGAACTGACCCCCGACCAGCACACGCTGCTCACCGTCACCACCGACGACCGCTGGCGCGCCGTCGCCTCCGGCGTCTACACCGCCAACTGCGCCCAGTGCCACGGCCAGCGCGGCGAGGGACTCGTCGGACCCAACCTCACCGACGACCACTACAAGTGGGTCAAACGCGTCGAAGACGTCTACGGCGTCGTCGCCAACGGCGCGGCCGCAGGCGCCATGCCCGCCTGGGACAAGCGCCTCTCAACCAACGAAATGATCCTCGTGGCGTCCTACGTCGCGCGCCTGCGCGGCCAGAACCTCCCAGGCCCGCGAGGCCCAGAGGGAGACGCCATCCCGCCATGGCCAAGCATCGAGGGAAGCACGCCGTAA
- a CDS encoding sulfite exporter TauE/SafE family protein: protein MIYALLGALAVGVSLGLLGSGGSILTVPVLVYLLGRPEKAAIAESLAIVGGIAAAGAALHARRGAVRWNSAILFGLPGMIGSFLGAFGSKYVSGAVQLTIFAGVMLVAATLMVRGVGIASRVPAPGTEPRRGLRAAALTVAAGLAVGALTGFVGVGGGFLIVPAMVLLMQLPMGHAVGTSLAVIVMNCAVGFVKHQRVLPTLGIETDWTTIGLFIAVGAAGTFAGSAIAGRLKQTTLRKTFGLFLLAMAAFVLYREAPHAIRDWTAQPANNLAPYNQQGAEP, encoded by the coding sequence GTGATCTACGCACTGCTCGGCGCGCTCGCGGTCGGCGTCAGCCTCGGGCTGCTCGGCTCGGGCGGGTCCATCCTCACCGTCCCCGTCCTCGTCTACCTCCTCGGCCGACCCGAGAAGGCCGCCATCGCCGAGTCGCTCGCCATCGTCGGCGGCATCGCCGCCGCGGGCGCCGCCCTGCACGCACGCCGCGGCGCGGTCCGATGGAACAGCGCGATCCTCTTCGGCCTCCCGGGCATGATCGGGTCGTTCCTCGGTGCGTTCGGCTCCAAGTACGTCAGCGGCGCGGTGCAACTCACCATCTTCGCCGGCGTCATGCTCGTCGCCGCCACGCTCATGGTCCGCGGCGTCGGCATCGCCTCGCGAGTGCCGGCCCCGGGGACGGAACCGAGGCGCGGCCTCCGCGCCGCCGCTCTCACCGTCGCCGCGGGCCTCGCCGTCGGCGCGCTGACCGGCTTCGTCGGCGTCGGTGGAGGGTTCCTCATCGTTCCCGCCATGGTCCTGCTCATGCAACTCCCCATGGGGCACGCCGTCGGCACCAGCCTCGCTGTCATCGTCATGAACTGCGCCGTCGGATTCGTCAAGCACCAGCGCGTCCTCCCCACACTCGGCATCGAAACCGACTGGACGACCATCGGCCTGTTCATCGCCGTCGGCGCGGCCGGAACCTTCGCGGGCAGCGCGATCGCGGGACGCCTCAAGCAGACCACGCTCCGCAAAACCTTCGGACTCTTCCTCCTCGCCATGGCCGCGTTCGTCCTCTACCGTGAAGCCCCCCACGCCATCCGAGACTGGACCGCCCAACCGGCCAACAATCTCGCGCCATACAACCAACAAGGAGCCGAACCATGA
- a CDS encoding rhodanese-like domain-containing protein produces MTTAQPEARPGSIRNVDAQTLRSWVERGEAVVVDVREPDEHREAHLRGSICVPLSSFDPARVPTPDGKRVVLHCRSGKRSTDAATRLLACGWPEVTQLEGGIEAWKKAGLPVERSPGATISIQRQVQITAGSLVVAGAALGYLVSPWFYLLSAFVGAGLVFAGVTNTCGMAALLARMPWNTRSA; encoded by the coding sequence ATGACGACGGCACAGCCGGAAGCACGCCCGGGTTCGATCCGAAACGTCGACGCGCAGACCCTCCGCTCGTGGGTCGAGCGCGGCGAGGCCGTCGTGGTCGACGTCCGCGAGCCGGACGAGCACCGCGAGGCGCACCTCCGCGGCTCCATCTGCGTCCCGCTCTCCTCCTTCGATCCAGCACGAGTCCCCACGCCCGACGGCAAGCGCGTCGTCCTCCATTGCCGCAGCGGCAAGCGATCCACCGACGCCGCCACACGCCTCCTCGCCTGCGGGTGGCCCGAAGTCACGCAACTCGAGGGCGGCATCGAGGCGTGGAAAAAGGCGGGACTCCCCGTCGAACGATCCCCGGGCGCGACCATCAGCATCCAGCGGCAGGTCCAGATCACCGCCGGCTCGCTCGTCGTCGCGGGCGCGGCGCTCGGCTATCTCGTCTCGCCCTGGTTCTACCTGCTCAGCGCCTTCGTCGGCGCGGGGCTGGTCTTCGCCGGCGTCACCAACACCTGCGGCATGGCCGCGCTCCTCGCCAGGATGCCCTGGAACACACGCTCCGCCTGA
- a CDS encoding Rrf2 family transcriptional regulator, which yields MLSRTTEYALRAVLYLAKSGGRPHTTQAIAEAVQVPEGYLAKVLSTLAKAGVLHAQRGPSGGFTLARPPERVTMLDVVDALDALPEIKECPLRLPEHTPVLCPLHRRLDEMVTTMRRTLAATTVAELLAESLEPRGCEFPPLARPTVRGRV from the coding sequence ATGCTCTCCAGAACGACCGAATACGCGCTGCGAGCCGTGCTTTACCTGGCCAAGTCGGGCGGGAGGCCGCACACGACGCAGGCGATCGCCGAGGCGGTGCAGGTGCCGGAGGGGTATCTGGCGAAGGTTCTGAGCACGCTGGCGAAGGCTGGGGTGCTGCATGCGCAGCGCGGGCCGTCGGGTGGGTTCACGCTCGCGCGGCCTCCGGAGCGGGTGACAATGCTGGACGTTGTGGATGCGTTGGACGCGTTGCCTGAGATCAAGGAGTGTCCGCTTCGGCTTCCGGAGCACACGCCGGTGTTGTGCCCGCTGCATCGTCGGCTGGACGAGATGGTGACGACGATGCGTCGCACGCTGGCGGCGACGACGGTGGCGGAGCTGCTGGCGGAGTCGTTGGAGCCGCGCGGATGCGAGTTTCCGCCGCTGGCGAGGCCGACGGTGCGTGGTCGGGTGTGA
- the ccoN gene encoding cytochrome-c oxidase, cbb3-type subunit I, with protein sequence MSETASADRGPADGAGHAGIMESFVYDDAIVRKFMLATIVWGLVATLVGLILAVQLALPALNLGLPWLTFGRLRPLHTNAAIFAFAGNAIFAAVYYSTQRLCKARMFSDMLSALHFWGWQLIIVAAALTLPLGITQSKEYAELEWPIDLAIAVVWVGFFGVNFFGTLARRRERHMYVALWFYIATIVTVALLHVFNNLWLPVGLTHWIRSGEMPSAALLLKSYPLYAGVQDAFMQWWYGHNAVAFFLTTPFLGLMYYFMPKAANRPVFSYRLSIVHFWSLVFIYIWAGPHHLHYTALPAWASSLGMLFSLMLWMPSWGGGINGLLTLRGAWNKVTTDPVLKFFVVGITFYMMATFEGPMLSIKSVNALSHYTDWTIAHVHSGALGWNGFMTFGMIYWLAPRLFRAELWSRRLATAHFWTGTVGILLYVISMYTAGITQGLMWRAFDETGRLAYPDFAETVARLMPFYWIRVAGGLLFIAGFVMMAVNVLMTWKARPAVYEDAVQHAPRLTRDYQDEPPPPQRLTNVIAAGHAIDRFMQGAWHRRWERMPLRFTVWVVIAVVVASLFEIIPTFLIRSNVPTIASVRPYTPLELAGRDIYVSEGCYNCHSQMIRPIFAETKRYGEYSKPGEFVYDRPFQWGSRRIGPDLARVGGKQSHLWHLLHFENPQQLVPQSVMPRYPWLLEAEIDFEGIQARVDAMAMLGVPYGEAVQRAPAMAREQASRIAEELVQQGGPEGMQTKKVIALIAYLQRLGTDISRDPEEGAAP encoded by the coding sequence ATGAGCGAGACGGCCAGTGCGGATCGGGGGCCAGCCGATGGGGCAGGCCACGCGGGCATCATGGAGTCGTTCGTCTATGACGATGCCATCGTCCGCAAGTTCATGCTCGCCACCATCGTCTGGGGGCTGGTCGCCACGCTCGTCGGCCTGATCCTCGCCGTCCAACTCGCCCTGCCGGCCCTGAACCTCGGCCTGCCCTGGCTCACCTTCGGCCGCCTGCGCCCGTTGCACACCAACGCCGCGATCTTCGCCTTCGCGGGCAACGCCATCTTCGCCGCCGTCTACTACTCGACGCAGCGCCTCTGCAAGGCCCGCATGTTCAGCGACATGCTCAGCGCGCTCCACTTCTGGGGCTGGCAACTCATCATCGTCGCCGCGGCACTCACCTTGCCCCTGGGCATCACGCAGAGCAAGGAGTACGCCGAACTCGAGTGGCCCATCGACCTGGCGATCGCCGTCGTCTGGGTCGGCTTTTTCGGCGTGAACTTCTTCGGCACGCTCGCCCGCCGACGCGAGCGGCACATGTACGTCGCCCTCTGGTTCTACATCGCCACCATCGTCACCGTCGCCCTCCTCCACGTCTTCAACAACCTCTGGCTGCCCGTCGGCCTGACGCACTGGATCAGGTCCGGCGAGATGCCCTCCGCCGCCCTGCTGCTGAAGAGCTACCCGCTCTACGCCGGCGTGCAGGACGCCTTCATGCAGTGGTGGTACGGGCACAACGCCGTCGCCTTCTTCCTCACAACCCCCTTCCTCGGCCTCATGTACTACTTCATGCCCAAGGCCGCCAACCGCCCCGTCTTCTCGTACCGGCTCAGCATCGTCCACTTCTGGTCGCTCGTCTTCATCTACATCTGGGCCGGGCCGCACCACCTCCACTACACCGCCCTGCCCGCCTGGGCCAGCAGCCTCGGGATGCTCTTCTCCCTCATGCTCTGGATGCCCAGCTGGGGCGGGGGCATCAACGGCCTGCTCACCCTCCGCGGCGCGTGGAACAAGGTCACCACCGACCCCGTCCTCAAGTTCTTCGTCGTCGGCATCACCTTCTACATGATGGCCACATTCGAAGGCCCCATGCTCAGCATCAAGAGCGTCAACGCCCTCAGCCACTACACCGACTGGACCATCGCCCACGTCCACTCCGGCGCCCTCGGCTGGAACGGCTTCATGACCTTCGGCATGATCTACTGGCTCGCCCCCCGACTCTTCCGCGCCGAACTCTGGTCCAGACGCCTCGCCACCGCCCACTTCTGGACCGGCACCGTCGGCATCCTCCTCTACGTCATCTCCATGTACACGGCCGGCATCACCCAGGGACTCATGTGGCGCGCCTTTGACGAGACCGGCCGACTCGCCTACCCCGACTTCGCCGAGACCGTCGCCCGCCTCATGCCCTTCTACTGGATCCGGGTCGCCGGCGGCCTGCTCTTCATCGCCGGCTTCGTGATGATGGCCGTCAACGTCCTGATGACCTGGAAGGCACGCCCCGCCGTCTACGAGGACGCGGTGCAGCACGCCCCGCGCCTCACCCGCGACTACCAGGACGAGCCTCCCCCCCCGCAGCGCCTGACGAACGTGATCGCCGCCGGGCACGCCATCGACCGCTTCATGCAGGGCGCGTGGCACCGGCGCTGGGAGCGAATGCCGCTGCGCTTCACGGTCTGGGTCGTCATCGCGGTCGTGGTCGCGTCGCTCTTCGAGATCATCCCGACGTTCCTCATCCGCTCGAACGTGCCGACGATCGCGTCCGTGCGCCCGTACACGCCCCTCGAACTCGCCGGGCGCGACATCTACGTCTCCGAGGGCTGCTACAACTGCCACTCGCAGATGATCCGCCCCATCTTCGCCGAGACCAAGCGCTACGGCGAGTACAGCAAGCCCGGCGAGTTCGTCTACGACCGACCCTTCCAGTGGGGCAGCAGGCGCATCGGGCCGGACCTCGCCCGCGTGGGCGGCAAGCAGTCGCACCTCTGGCACCTGCTCCACTTCGAGAACCCGCAGCAGCTCGTCCCGCAGTCCGTCATGCCCCGCTACCCCTGGCTGCTCGAGGCCGAGATCGACTTCGAGGGCATCCAGGCCCGCGTGGACGCAATGGCGATGCTCGGCGTGCCCTACGGCGAGGCGGTGCAGCGCGCCCCGGCCATGGCGCGCGAGCAGGCCTCTCGCATCGCCGAAGAGCTCGTCCAGCAGGGCGGCCCCGAGGGCATGCAGACGAAGAAGGTCATCGCGCTCATCGCGTACCTCCAGCGGCTCGGCACCGATATCTCACGCGACCCCGAGGAAGGAGCCGCGCCGTGA
- a CDS encoding ABC transporter permease, whose protein sequence is MNSQRRCGHDRRDRTRRAKNARSAGPGKRLRSTPRPPRLSRSRGSRTMAMSDLTIICRSLTGRMFSTVTTVVTVAVAVGLMFVLLSLRDAGRQAFERGSGNMHLIISADASPLVSVLNGVFYANAPARPIPWQRFQQIADDGRVEWAIPNQQGDSFQGLPVLATTPQFFTHFTPAPGEPWRLSQGTYFEGPFDLVLGARAARATGLRVGDEIHLTHGRSDARAGGAPAHVHYDFTYRVAGILEPTGSAHDRALFSDLRASWIIHAHDRRRAEDPNSPRPTEADLTDADRLVTGIYLRCITRGGAATSPLVPVVASELRRDPSIVVAEPKAEIDRLFAIVSNVDQVLLAMAAVVMVSSGIGIMLALYNSMEQRRRQIAVLRVLGASRPRIFGLVLTESAVLGALGAAAGLGLGLIGAQAAAGAMKERLGLVVQPSLPLDWMIVMAAATVLLASLAGLVPAVMAYRTSVARNLRPIG, encoded by the coding sequence ATGAACTCTCAGCGGCGGTGCGGACATGATCGAAGAGATCGAACGCGAAGGGCGAAAAACGCACGAAGCGCAGGGCCGGGGAAAAGACTCCGAAGCACGCCGCGACCACCGCGGCTTTCGCGTTCAAGAGGATCACGCACGATGGCCATGAGCGACCTGACCATCATCTGCCGAAGCCTCACCGGGCGCATGTTCTCCACCGTGACCACGGTCGTCACGGTCGCTGTTGCCGTCGGGCTGATGTTCGTCCTCCTCAGCCTGCGCGACGCGGGCCGGCAGGCGTTCGAGCGCGGCTCCGGCAACATGCACCTCATCATCAGCGCGGACGCCAGCCCGCTCGTCTCCGTCCTCAACGGCGTCTTCTACGCCAACGCGCCGGCACGCCCGATCCCCTGGCAGCGATTCCAGCAGATCGCCGACGACGGCCGCGTCGAGTGGGCCATCCCCAACCAGCAGGGCGATTCCTTCCAGGGCCTCCCCGTCCTGGCGACCACGCCCCAGTTCTTCACGCACTTCACCCCCGCGCCCGGCGAGCCGTGGCGCCTGTCCCAGGGCACGTACTTCGAAGGGCCGTTCGACCTTGTGCTCGGGGCGCGGGCGGCCCGCGCGACCGGTCTGCGCGTCGGCGACGAAATCCACCTCACCCACGGCCGCAGCGACGCCCGCGCCGGCGGCGCGCCCGCCCACGTCCACTACGACTTCACCTACCGCGTCGCCGGCATCCTCGAACCGACCGGCAGCGCGCACGACCGCGCCCTCTTCTCCGATCTCCGTGCCTCGTGGATCATCCACGCCCACGACCGCCGACGCGCCGAAGACCCGAACTCCCCGCGCCCGACCGAGGCGGACCTGACCGACGCCGACCGCCTGGTGACGGGCATCTACCTCCGCTGCATCACCAGGGGGGGAGCCGCGACCTCCCCGCTCGTGCCGGTGGTGGCGAGCGAACTCCGCCGCGACCCCTCCATCGTCGTCGCCGAGCCGAAGGCCGAGATCGACAGGCTCTTCGCCATCGTCTCGAACGTGGACCAGGTGCTGCTGGCGATGGCGGCTGTCGTCATGGTCTCCAGCGGCATCGGCATCATGCTCGCGCTCTACAACTCCATGGAGCAGCGCCGGCGCCAGATCGCCGTCCTGCGCGTCCTCGGCGCCAGCCGGCCCCGCATCTTCGGACTCGTGCTCACCGAGTCGGCCGTGCTCGGCGCGCTCGGCGCTGCCGCCGGACTCGGCCTGGGACTCATCGGCGCACAGGCCGCCGCGGGCGCGATGAAGGAGCGCCTCGGCCTCGTCGTCCAGCCCTCGCTCCCCCTCGACTGGATGATCGTCATGGCCGCCGCCACCGTCCTTCTCGCCTCGCTCGCTGGCCTCGTCCCCGCCGTCATGGCGTATCGGACCAGCGTCGCCCGCAACCTGCGGCCGATCGGCTGA
- the galK gene encoding galactokinase, with protein sequence MTGSSRRRRHAMPKVTDPQDTPGEPAERARAGLRAAFGREPAALARAPGRVNLIGEHTDYNDGFVLPMAIDRSAAVAVAPNTEGRCRVVALDRGGEAASFEGRGRNASTPPWARYAEGVVSLLRARGVGVPMFDAALASSVPPGGGLSSSAAVEVAFAVALCSLAGETLDPMSLARLCQRAEHEFARVPCGMMDQLASVFGRRGHALLIDCRTVEVRPVPIDQARVSVLVVDSGVRHELASGEYAKRRRECERAVAELAQHDAAVRSLRDATEEAIERARLEPTLRRRALHVLRENARTLEAARLLEAGDAPGVGRLMLESHASLRDDYEVSCSEVDALVEIAATTQGVFGARMTGGGFGGCVVALVEPRHVEAAGSAIVDKYRLRVGARARWMVVKAADGARVAVG encoded by the coding sequence ATGACGGGGTCGTCGAGGCGGCGGCGGCACGCGATGCCCAAGGTTACTGATCCTCAGGACACGCCCGGTGAACCGGCCGAGCGAGCGCGGGCCGGCCTGCGCGCGGCGTTCGGGCGCGAACCCGCCGCCCTCGCGCGCGCGCCCGGCCGCGTCAACCTCATCGGCGAGCACACCGACTACAACGACGGCTTCGTCCTGCCCATGGCGATCGACCGCTCGGCGGCGGTCGCCGTCGCACCGAACACCGAGGGCCGCTGCCGCGTCGTCGCGCTGGACCGCGGCGGCGAGGCCGCTTCCTTCGAGGGCCGCGGTCGCAACGCCTCAACCCCCCCCTGGGCGCGCTACGCCGAGGGCGTCGTCTCCCTCCTGCGGGCGCGCGGCGTCGGCGTCCCCATGTTCGACGCCGCACTCGCCTCCAGCGTGCCCCCTGGCGGCGGGCTGAGCAGTTCCGCTGCCGTCGAGGTCGCCTTCGCCGTTGCGCTCTGCTCGCTCGCCGGCGAAACGCTCGACCCCATGTCGCTCGCCCGCCTCTGCCAGCGGGCCGAGCACGAGTTCGCCCGCGTGCCCTGCGGCATGATGGACCAGCTCGCGTCCGTCTTCGGACGGCGCGGCCACGCCCTGCTCATCGACTGCCGCACCGTCGAAGTCCGTCCCGTGCCGATCGATCAGGCCCGGGTGAGCGTCCTCGTCGTGGACTCGGGCGTGCGCCACGAACTCGCGTCCGGCGAGTACGCGAAACGCCGCCGCGAGTGTGAGCGCGCCGTCGCCGAGTTGGCGCAGCACGATGCGGCGGTGCGCTCGCTCCGCGACGCCACGGAAGAAGCGATCGAGCGGGCGCGTTTGGAGCCGACGCTCCGCCGGCGCGCCCTCCACGTCCTCCGCGAGAACGCCCGGACGCTCGAAGCCGCCCGCCTGCTCGAAGCGGGCGACGCCCCAGGCGTCGGTCGGCTCATGCTCGAATCCCACGCCAGTCTCCGCGACGACTACGAGGTCTCGTGCTCCGAGGTCGATGCCCTCGTCGAGATCGCCGCCACGACGCAGGGCGTCTTCGGCGCGCGCATGACCGGCGGCGGCTTCGGCGGGTGCGTCGTCGCCCTCGTCGAGCCGCGCCACGTCGAAGCGGCGGGCAGCGCCATCGTCGATAAGTACCGGCTGCGCGTCGGCGCGCGCGCGCGGTGGATGGTGGTCAAGGCGGCCGACGGGGCGCGCGTCGCGGTCGGCTGA
- a CDS encoding MBL fold metallo-hydrolase: MFMRMVYDEKLAQAAYVIGCQRTGEAVVVDPERDVDRYVALARANGLRITAVTETHIHADFLSGSREMAERTGARLYLSDEGGPDWKYGWLDSKRGGGRYDAVLLKDGSSFRVGNIELRALHTPGHTPEHLCFLVTDHGGGASEPMGILTGDFVFVGDLGRPDLLETAAGVAGVKEASAHTLFASLRKFTALPDYLQVWPAHGAGSACGKALGAVPQSTVGYERRFNPALSFAGDESKFVEFILEGQPEPPLYFARMKVQNRDGVPFLGEVPRPCRLTTDELSRIDGRSTAVIDVRPWPAFRDGHLAGSMWTPTNSQFPMVTGSYIKPEEPIVLVCEPGRVEELTRDLVRIGLDRVEGWVVPEDLAGLRNLATTPEIDAPTLREWLHSGEINSRAVLDVRRAAEHETRAIAGAVNVAHTRLPARLDELPRGPMVVHCAGGVRSASACSFLQRLGHDVTNLAGGMSAWEKSGGETITPGRMAPR, encoded by the coding sequence ATGTTCATGCGAATGGTCTATGACGAGAAACTTGCGCAGGCCGCCTACGTCATCGGCTGTCAGCGCACCGGCGAAGCCGTCGTCGTCGATCCCGAGCGCGACGTGGACCGTTACGTCGCGCTCGCGCGGGCCAACGGCCTGCGGATCACCGCCGTCACGGAGACCCACATCCACGCCGACTTCCTTTCCGGCTCACGCGAGATGGCCGAACGCACCGGGGCACGCCTCTACCTCTCCGACGAGGGCGGACCCGACTGGAAGTACGGCTGGCTCGACAGCAAGCGGGGCGGCGGCCGCTACGACGCCGTGCTGCTCAAAGACGGCTCATCCTTCCGCGTAGGCAACATCGAACTGCGCGCCCTCCACACCCCCGGCCACACCCCAGAGCACCTCTGCTTCCTTGTCACCGACCACGGCGGCGGCGCGTCCGAACCCATGGGCATCCTCACCGGCGACTTCGTCTTCGTCGGCGACCTCGGCCGGCCCGACCTGCTCGAAACCGCCGCCGGTGTCGCAGGCGTCAAGGAAGCCTCCGCGCACACCCTCTTCGCATCGCTCCGCAAGTTCACCGCCTTGCCCGACTACCTCCAGGTCTGGCCCGCGCACGGCGCGGGTAGCGCGTGCGGCAAGGCCCTCGGTGCGGTCCCCCAGAGCACCGTCGGCTACGAACGCCGATTCAACCCGGCCCTGAGTTTCGCGGGCGACGAGTCGAAGTTCGTCGAGTTCATCCTCGAAGGACAGCCCGAGCCGCCCCTCTACTTCGCACGCATGAAGGTCCAGAACCGCGACGGCGTTCCCTTCCTCGGCGAAGTCCCCAGGCCGTGCAGGCTCACCACCGACGAACTCTCTCGCATCGACGGCCGCTCGACCGCGGTCATCGACGTGCGCCCCTGGCCCGCCTTCCGAGACGGCCACCTCGCAGGCTCGATGTGGACGCCCACCAACAGCCAGTTCCCCATGGTCACCGGCTCGTACATCAAGCCCGAGGAACCGATCGTGCTCGTCTGCGAGCCTGGCCGCGTCGAGGAGCTGACCCGCGACCTCGTCCGCATCGGCCTGGACCGCGTCGAGGGATGGGTCGTGCCGGAAGACCTCGCCGGCCTGCGCAACCTCGCAACGACACCGGAAATCGATGCGCCGACACTACGCGAGTGGCTGCACTCCGGCGAGATCAACAGCCGCGCCGTGCTCGACGTCCGCCGCGCCGCGGAGCATGAGACCCGCGCGATCGCCGGCGCGGTCAACGTCGCGCACACACGCCTCCCGGCACGCCTCGACGAACTCCCCCGCGGGCCGATGGTCGTCCACTGCGCCGGGGGCGTGCGCTCCGCTTCCGCCTGCTCCTTCCTCCAGCGACTCGGCCACGACGTGACCAACCTCGCGGGCGGCATGAGCGCATGGGAAAAGTCCGGCGGCGAGACCATCACCCCGGGCCGGATGGCCCCGAGATGA